One region of Syngnathus scovelli strain Florida chromosome 15, RoL_Ssco_1.2, whole genome shotgun sequence genomic DNA includes:
- the LOC125982543 gene encoding serine-rich and transmembrane domain-containing protein 1 isoform X2, translating into MSGMDESGTSVVENGSLRHISPTFVPRSSMSSPGRAGGVSVYVWLFLGLLLFLLTLLVTALHRLKNIISSSDSSCGEPRSSFTNVEIGSISSSRRSTVSSLCA; encoded by the coding sequence ATGTCCGGGATGGATGAAAGCGGTACCTCAGTGGTGGAAAACGGAAGCCTTCGGCACATCTCTCCCACGTTCGTTCCCAGATCGTCAATGTCGTCTCCGGGTAGAGCTGGAGGCGTGTCCGTGTACGTGTGGCTGTTCCTGGGCCTCCTGCTGTTCCTGCTAACCCTGCTGGTCACCGCCCTCCACAGGCTGAAGAACATCATCTCGTCGTCCGACTCATCCTGCGGCGAGCCTCGGAGCTCCTTCACCAACGTGGAGATCGGCAGCATCTCGTCCTCGCGGAGGTCCACCGTCTCCTCGCTGTGTGCCTGA
- the LOC125982543 gene encoding serine-rich and transmembrane domain-containing protein 1 isoform X1, which translates to MLMEDLQYFAAVGMSGMDESGTSVVENGSLRHISPTFVPRSSMSSPGRAGGVSVYVWLFLGLLLFLLTLLVTALHRLKNIISSSDSSCGEPRSSFTNVEIGSISSSRRSTVSSLCA; encoded by the exons ATGTTGATGGAG GATCTGCAGTATTTTGCCGCAGTCGGAATGTCCGGGATGGATGAAAGCGGTACCTCAGTGGTGGAAAACGGAAGCCTTCGGCACATCTCTCCCACGTTCGTTCCCAGATCGTCAATGTCGTCTCCGGGTAGAGCTGGAGGCGTGTCCGTGTACGTGTGGCTGTTCCTGGGCCTCCTGCTGTTCCTGCTAACCCTGCTGGTCACCGCCCTCCACAGGCTGAAGAACATCATCTCGTCGTCCGACTCATCCTGCGGCGAGCCTCGGAGCTCCTTCACCAACGTGGAGATCGGCAGCATCTCGTCCTCGCGGAGGTCCACCGTCTCCTCGCTGTGTGCCTGA